From a single Solirubrobacterales bacterium genomic region:
- a CDS encoding HAD hydrolase family protein, giving the protein MALRCVYTDLDGTLLGAGASLFTDEEGNFSMSQARGLEACSRAGVEVVIMSGRREVQVHEDARMIGQTSYIFEAGAAFSVDRERFMMTGGFELDEELTVCEQLDERGVPELLLEHFGPKLEYHDPWHVAREMSHLFRGEVDPDEANRLLAEQGHGDLRLLDNGAIRTRVPGVEIAHCYHLVPKDVSKAAAVAAHARVRGYDTSETIAVGDSLEDLEVAPSVGTFFMVANGPEKDAGVRQALTRFPNARVTEARNGAGFYEAVVGSLMGP; this is encoded by the coding sequence ATGGCTCTTCGCTGCGTCTACACCGATCTCGACGGCACCCTGCTGGGCGCCGGCGCCTCCCTTTTCACCGACGAGGAGGGCAACTTCTCGATGTCCCAGGCCCGCGGCCTTGAGGCCTGTTCCCGAGCCGGGGTGGAGGTGGTGATCATGTCCGGCCGGCGGGAAGTCCAGGTTCACGAGGACGCCCGGATGATCGGCCAGACCTCCTACATCTTCGAGGCTGGCGCCGCCTTCTCGGTCGACCGGGAACGGTTCATGATGACCGGCGGGTTCGAACTGGACGAGGAACTCACCGTCTGCGAGCAACTCGACGAGCGCGGGGTGCCGGAGCTGCTGCTCGAACACTTCGGGCCGAAACTCGAGTACCACGACCCGTGGCATGTGGCCCGTGAGATGTCCCATCTCTTCCGCGGCGAGGTCGATCCGGACGAAGCCAACCGGCTGCTGGCGGAGCAGGGCCACGGAGACCTGCGCCTGCTCGACAACGGCGCGATCCGCACCCGGGTACCGGGGGTCGAGATCGCCCACTGCTATCACCTGGTCCCGAAGGACGTCTCCAAGGCGGCGGCGGTCGCCGCCCACGCCCGGGTCCGCGGCTACGACACGAGCGAAACGATCGCGGTCGGAGACTCGCTGGAAGACCTCGAGGTCGCCCCCTCGGTCGGGACCTTCTTCATGGTCGCTAACGGTCCGGAGAAGGATGCCGGGGTGCGCCAGGCTCTCACCCGCTTCCCCAACGCCCGGGTGACCGAGGCCAGGAACGGTGCCGGCTTCTACGAGGCGGTAGTCGGCTCCCTGATGGGACCCTGA
- a CDS encoding sulfatase-like hydrolase/transferase, giving the protein MTEAIKSAGRPERPSLLLGGAHLLALWVLAMVQPMLSLLGSNPEFFVARGNTAGQIIAYVFIWTLGPPLLALALEALARLINRDLQWGLHLLLMTLTGGAFLLHLLKDWLSWPAGLLIALSLLVAAAGVYATTRWRFPRSFMDILTIAPLVVLPVFFFFTPTSRLILPREQPEPVAAKVSRPVPVVMVIVDELPLSSLETPDGEIDASRFPAFAEIADHSTWYRNATGAAAYTPMAVPALFAGQEPSHDDLPIAADYPRSIFTLLGGSYRMNVMESATRICPEKLCPNEPAIPTGSLDDLFSDLWIASRYLLLPDSLTRNLPDITQTFNDFGNAPEDDSATTGTTDEVQTSAPGALGEEGATGTSGQFRSGQGGARRLGRLFTGKLGADELVRVERFNRDLKPGQDRTLDLIHIEKPHYPWRHIPAGQRYSILASEWSGLLPNDGAWQTWGKVTDIALQRHLLETGYTDTLLGRIINRLKATGLWDRAMVIVAADHGAAFTPKVQRRTAEPGNLGQIASVPLFVKAPGQTRPRQVERHTCATQVLGLISDQLGIEYPWKPADCPPDRVTVLNSPTGQASGSLVRVVRQRNQMISRIARLFGTGGGWQPVYQFGPWHEQLIGRRVRDLTVNPSRGPYEVSPERPNQVKEYRPDRPTLFGLLQRGGTRKIGSNRVLAVAVDGKIEAVGVTFKDGIREAPGYSILLPPDSLKAGFNRVDIYLVEDQARRLRLLYDGSRPIPPDDESGQN; this is encoded by the coding sequence GTGACCGAAGCGATCAAGTCCGCCGGACGCCCGGAGCGTCCGTCTCTGCTGCTCGGGGGCGCCCACCTGCTCGCCCTCTGGGTGCTGGCCATGGTGCAGCCGATGCTCTCGCTGCTCGGCAGCAACCCCGAGTTCTTCGTCGCCCGGGGCAACACGGCCGGGCAGATCATCGCCTACGTCTTCATCTGGACCCTGGGGCCACCGCTGCTCGCGCTCGCGCTCGAAGCCCTGGCCCGGCTGATCAACCGGGATCTCCAGTGGGGCCTCCATCTCCTTCTGATGACCCTGACCGGAGGGGCATTTCTGCTTCACCTGCTGAAGGACTGGCTGAGCTGGCCCGCCGGCCTCCTGATCGCGCTCTCCCTGCTGGTCGCTGCCGCCGGGGTGTATGCCACCACCCGCTGGCGTTTCCCGCGGTCCTTCATGGACATCCTCACCATCGCCCCGCTGGTGGTGCTGCCCGTCTTCTTCTTTTTCACCCCGACCTCGAGGTTGATCCTGCCCCGGGAGCAGCCCGAGCCGGTCGCGGCGAAGGTGAGCCGCCCGGTTCCGGTGGTGATGGTGATCGTCGACGAGCTGCCGCTCTCCAGCCTGGAAACTCCGGACGGGGAGATCGACGCCTCCCGCTTTCCCGCCTTCGCCGAGATCGCGGATCACTCCACCTGGTACCGCAACGCGACCGGGGCCGCCGCCTACACCCCGATGGCGGTTCCTGCCCTGTTCGCCGGACAGGAGCCGAGCCATGACGACCTGCCGATCGCGGCCGACTATCCACGCAGCATCTTCACCCTGCTCGGCGGCTCGTACCGGATGAACGTGATGGAGTCGGCCACCAGGATCTGCCCGGAAAAGCTCTGCCCGAACGAACCGGCGATCCCCACCGGCAGCCTCGACGACCTGTTCAGCGACCTCTGGATCGCCTCGCGCTACCTCCTCCTGCCGGACTCACTGACCCGCAACCTGCCGGACATCACTCAGACCTTCAACGATTTCGGAAACGCTCCAGAAGACGACTCCGCGACCACCGGGACCACCGACGAGGTCCAGACCAGTGCTCCCGGCGCCCTGGGTGAGGAGGGCGCGACCGGAACCAGCGGCCAGTTCCGCAGCGGCCAGGGCGGGGCGCGGCGACTCGGCCGCCTGTTCACCGGGAAGCTGGGTGCCGATGAGCTGGTGCGGGTCGAGCGATTCAACCGCGATCTGAAGCCGGGTCAGGACCGGACCCTGGATCTGATTCACATCGAGAAACCTCACTACCCGTGGCGGCACATCCCGGCCGGCCAGCGCTACAGCATTCTCGCCAGCGAGTGGTCCGGGCTGCTGCCCAACGACGGCGCCTGGCAGACCTGGGGGAAGGTGACCGACATCGCCCTGCAGCGGCATCTGCTCGAGACCGGCTACACCGACACCCTGCTGGGCCGGATCATCAACCGGCTGAAGGCCACCGGGCTGTGGGATCGGGCGATGGTGATCGTCGCCGCGGACCATGGGGCAGCGTTCACGCCGAAGGTCCAGCGCCGCACCGCCGAACCGGGGAATCTCGGACAGATCGCCTCGGTCCCACTGTTCGTGAAGGCACCCGGACAGACCCGGCCGAGACAGGTCGAGCGGCACACCTGCGCCACCCAGGTGCTCGGTCTGATCTCGGACCAGCTCGGGATCGAGTACCCGTGGAAACCGGCGGACTGTCCCCCGGACCGGGTGACCGTGCTGAACTCACCCACCGGTCAGGCATCCGGGTCGCTGGTCCGGGTTGTGCGGCAGCGGAATCAGATGATCAGCCGGATCGCGCGGCTGTTCGGCACCGGTGGTGGCTGGCAGCCGGTGTACCAGTTCGGACCCTGGCACGAGCAGCTGATCGGAAGACGGGTCCGGGACCTGACCGTGAACCCATCTCGGGGCCCCTACGAGGTCTCGCCCGAGCGCCCCAACCAGGTCAAGGAGTACAGGCCGGACCGGCCCACCCTGTTCGGCCTGCTCCAACGGGGCGGTACCCGCAAGATCGGATCGAACCGGGTACTCGCGGTGGCCGTGGACGGAAAGATCGAGGCGGTCGGGGTGACCTTCAAGGACGGCATCCGGGAAGCTCCCGGCTACTCGATTCTGCTTCCCCCGGACTCACTGAAGGCCGGATTCAACCGGGTTGACATCTACCTGGTCGAGGATCAGGCCCGACGGCTGCGGCTGCTCTACGACGGCAGCAGACCGATCCCGCCCGACGACGAGTCCGGTCAGAACTGA
- a CDS encoding HAD-IA family hydrolase, which yields MPLPSLKNIEWVTTDCYGTLIDWEKGIATACAEEAEKDGFSFETEPFLERFFEVQAEIMAGSYELYAEVLRRTIIKVAGEIGWEVEPSRAQFLPDSIAWWKPFRESNAAMDRLAKKYNVGIISNIDDKMLGISRRHLRTELDLVVTAQQVRSYKPDNTHFKECARRIGGKKGWLHIGCDYDTDVAPLLKMKVPVIWVNRHDEKLGGRKRPSLIVKNFREAVKKLGAGS from the coding sequence ATGCCGCTTCCCAGCCTGAAAAATATCGAGTGGGTAACCACGGACTGCTACGGAACCCTGATCGACTGGGAGAAGGGCATCGCGACCGCCTGTGCGGAGGAGGCCGAAAAGGACGGTTTCAGCTTTGAGACCGAACCCTTCCTCGAGCGTTTCTTCGAGGTCCAGGCCGAGATCATGGCCGGCTCCTACGAACTTTACGCCGAGGTGCTGCGCCGCACGATCATCAAGGTGGCGGGCGAGATCGGCTGGGAGGTCGAACCCTCCCGGGCCCAGTTCCTGCCCGACAGCATCGCCTGGTGGAAGCCGTTCCGGGAGTCGAACGCGGCCATGGACCGCCTCGCCAAGAAGTACAACGTCGGGATCATCTCCAACATCGACGACAAGATGCTCGGCATCTCCCGTCGCCACCTGCGGACCGAGCTCGACCTGGTCGTGACCGCCCAGCAGGTTCGCAGCTACAAGCCCGACAACACGCACTTCAAGGAGTGCGCCCGCCGGATCGGCGGCAAGAAGGGCTGGCTTCACATCGGTTGTGACTACGACACCGACGTCGCGCCCCTGCTGAAGATGAAGGTGCCGGTGATCTGGGTCAACCGCCACGACGAGAAGCTCGGAGGACGCAAGCGGCCGTCCCTGATCGTCAAGAATTTCCGTGAAGCAGTGAAGAAGCTCGGCGCCGGCAGCTGA
- a CDS encoding glucosyl-3-phosphoglycerate synthase encodes MLDTFDHTDFSEAGLSGRIPGTVSVVIPTRDCARTVAGIIGELAPLAASGPVSQILVVDADSEDGTAELAREAGAEVVSENELLPEQGPARGKGDAMWRALAAVTGEIVVYVDGDVADFGPHYVTGLLGPIALAGKRFVKGRYRRPFRQGETEEPAGGGRVTELAARPLLARLAPELLAFDQPLAGEVAATRELLIQVPYLTGYGVEIAMLIDVWDRIGLGGMAQVELGTKRNAHQSLAALAGMSTEVIAALAGALDRTGRSDTGRLITVPGTDPELMVRPPFELQAIRDASDTPGATPDSIIEDLNRDRR; translated from the coding sequence ATGCTAGACACCTTCGATCACACGGACTTCTCCGAGGCCGGACTTTCCGGCCGTATTCCCGGCACCGTCAGCGTGGTCATCCCGACCCGGGACTGCGCCCGGACCGTGGCCGGAATCATCGGGGAGCTGGCGCCACTCGCTGCCTCCGGACCGGTCAGTCAGATCCTGGTGGTGGACGCCGACTCGGAGGACGGCACCGCCGAACTTGCCCGGGAGGCCGGCGCCGAGGTCGTCTCCGAGAATGAGCTTCTGCCGGAGCAGGGCCCGGCCCGGGGCAAGGGCGACGCGATGTGGCGGGCCCTGGCTGCGGTCACCGGCGAGATCGTGGTCTACGTGGACGGCGATGTCGCCGACTTCGGGCCGCACTATGTGACCGGGCTGCTCGGACCGATCGCACTCGCTGGCAAACGGTTCGTGAAGGGGCGCTACCGCCGTCCCTTCCGCCAGGGTGAAACCGAGGAACCGGCCGGTGGCGGCCGGGTGACCGAACTCGCCGCACGGCCGCTGCTGGCCCGGTTGGCCCCGGAGCTGCTGGCCTTTGATCAACCCCTGGCCGGCGAGGTTGCCGCCACCCGGGAGCTGCTGATACAGGTTCCGTATCTCACCGGGTACGGGGTCGAGATCGCGATGCTGATCGACGTCTGGGACCGGATCGGCCTCGGCGGGATGGCCCAGGTGGAACTGGGAACCAAGCGCAACGCCCACCAGTCGCTGGCCGCGCTGGCCGGAATGTCGACCGAGGTGATTGCCGCCCTTGCCGGGGCGCTCGATCGGACCGGCCGCAGCGACACCGGCCGACTGATCACCGTCCCCGGGACCGACCCGGAGCTCATGGTCCGGCCCCCGTTCGAACTGCAGGCGATCCGCGATGCGAGCGATACACCCGGGGCAACTCCGGACTCCATCATCGAAGATCTGAACCGGGATCGTCGTTGA
- a CDS encoding N-6 DNA methylase, with amino-acid sequence MPPVPTETRDASGPASFSAETREWLDRAALSDRKSLGQYMTPRVVREALIDRLDLFDGMRVLDPGVGTGEFLRAIREREPPVTPSRSTSGGPNR; translated from the coding sequence TTGCCACCCGTCCCCACCGAAACTCGCGACGCATCCGGTCCGGCCTCCTTCTCGGCAGAAACCCGGGAGTGGCTCGATCGGGCGGCTCTGTCTGACCGCAAGTCGCTCGGTCAGTACATGACCCCTCGGGTGGTGCGGGAGGCCCTGATTGACCGGCTCGATCTGTTCGACGGGATGCGGGTACTCGATCCGGGGGTCGGCACCGGTGAGTTCCTGAGGGCGATCCGGGAGCGAGAACCACCCGTCACCCCAAGCCGCAGTACATCCGGGGGACCGAACCGCTGA
- a CDS encoding GNAT family N-acetyltransferase: MGPETPLRIAGPADRSELGVLIAGFRDFLASDRPTGAEIDSVLGMLLEDDATEFLLAGEPAAGFAQIRYRVSVWNGSGAEDAWLEDVYVDGTARGRGLGRILMEGVLARVRARGCARIQLDANRENGPAVALYESLGFTPGHNPAKWGEAPDFFYTLDLD, translated from the coding sequence ATGGGACCGGAAACTCCATTGCGGATCGCCGGTCCGGCTGATCGCTCCGAACTGGGCGTCCTGATCGCCGGGTTTCGTGACTTTCTGGCCAGCGACAGACCGACCGGAGCCGAGATCGATTCGGTGCTGGGCATGCTTCTGGAGGATGACGCGACCGAGTTCCTGCTGGCGGGGGAACCGGCCGCCGGATTCGCCCAGATCCGGTACCGGGTTTCGGTCTGGAACGGCAGCGGCGCCGAGGATGCCTGGCTTGAGGATGTGTACGTGGACGGGACGGCCCGGGGCCGCGGCCTGGGCCGGATCCTGATGGAGGGTGTCCTCGCCCGGGTGCGGGCCCGGGGCTGCGCCCGGATCCAGCTCGATGCCAACCGCGAGAACGGCCCCGCCGTGGCGCTCTACGAGTCACTCGGTTTCACCCCCGGCCACAACCCGGCCAAGTGGGGCGAGGCACCGGATTTCTTCTACACCCTCGACCTGGACTGA
- the sucC gene encoding ADP-forming succinate--CoA ligase subunit beta, giving the protein MDLLEYQGKQLFARHGLPVPEGSHAPTVEAAVEAAESHGYPVAIKAQVLIGGRGKAGGIKLAGNADEARQHAEAILGMDITGPHGEGPFRVHELWVEAGSEIEAEFYASVILDRSAKKLMVMLSRMGGMDVEAIAASDPDALVREHVDPIAGLDAGTAEAIVARAQIPAEAADQVAAMLVQLVATARAEDATLIEVNPLILNRAGEVVLLDAKVTIDGNSLFRHPELAEAAAGEDLDEQEKMAKERGLTYVSLDGDIGVLGNGAGLCMSTLDVVAQAGGSPANFLDAGGGSKAEAIIDALEVITSNPQVKAILFNIFGGITRCDEVARGIIEATNKIGLELPLVVRLDGTNSEEGLALLGEAGLSNLHHEATMLGAAKRVVELAATN; this is encoded by the coding sequence ATGGATCTTCTCGAATACCAGGGCAAGCAGCTGTTTGCCCGTCACGGTCTGCCCGTCCCCGAAGGCTCACACGCACCAACCGTCGAGGCGGCGGTCGAAGCCGCCGAAAGCCACGGCTACCCGGTCGCGATCAAGGCCCAGGTGCTGATCGGCGGTCGCGGCAAGGCCGGCGGGATCAAGCTCGCCGGGAACGCAGACGAGGCCCGGCAGCATGCCGAGGCGATTCTCGGCATGGACATCACCGGCCCGCACGGAGAGGGCCCGTTCCGGGTTCACGAACTCTGGGTCGAGGCCGGCTCGGAGATCGAGGCCGAGTTCTACGCCTCGGTGATCCTCGACCGCTCCGCCAAGAAGCTGATGGTGATGCTTTCCCGGATGGGCGGGATGGACGTCGAGGCGATCGCCGCCTCCGACCCGGACGCCCTGGTCAGGGAGCATGTCGACCCGATCGCCGGGCTGGACGCCGGGACCGCCGAGGCGATCGTGGCCAGGGCACAGATTCCGGCCGAGGCCGCCGATCAGGTCGCGGCGATGCTGGTTCAGCTGGTCGCGACAGCCCGGGCCGAGGACGCCACCCTGATCGAGGTCAACCCGCTGATCCTGAATCGGGCCGGCGAGGTGGTGCTGCTCGACGCCAAGGTCACGATCGACGGGAACTCGCTCTTCCGCCACCCCGAACTGGCCGAAGCCGCCGCCGGCGAGGATCTGGACGAGCAGGAGAAGATGGCGAAGGAACGAGGGCTCACCTATGTCTCGCTCGACGGGGACATCGGCGTCCTCGGCAACGGTGCGGGGCTCTGCATGTCCACTCTCGATGTGGTCGCCCAGGCGGGCGGCTCGCCGGCCAACTTCCTCGACGCTGGTGGCGGCTCCAAGGCGGAGGCGATCATCGACGCGCTTGAGGTCATCACCTCGAATCCGCAGGTGAAGGCGATCCTGTTCAACATCTTCGGCGGGATCACCCGCTGCGACGAGGTCGCCCGGGGGATCATCGAGGCGACCAACAAGATCGGTCTAGAGCTTCCCCTGGTGGTCCGGCTGGACGGGACCAACTCCGAGGAAGGACTCGCCCTGCTGGGCGAAGCCGGACTTTCCAATCTCCACCACGAGGCAACCATGCTCGGCGCGGCGAAGCGCGTCGTCGAGTTGGCCGCCACCAACTGA
- a CDS encoding type II toxin-antitoxin system VapC family toxin, whose product MILSLVGKGSDGELIRDRVRSDQLHAPHLIDAEVGNVLRGHERAGLINPSEARAALRLGPALIEYRYPHSGQLAERAWELRHNLSFYDALYVALAARLEIPLVTADRRLGRAPRLPCEVQLIADDR is encoded by the coding sequence TTGATTCTTTCGCTGGTCGGAAAAGGCAGCGACGGCGAACTGATCCGGGATCGAGTTCGTTCGGATCAGTTGCACGCACCTCACCTGATCGACGCTGAAGTCGGAAACGTCCTGCGTGGTCATGAACGGGCCGGACTCATCAATCCCAGCGAGGCTCGGGCGGCCCTTCGCCTTGGGCCCGCGCTGATCGAGTACCGGTACCCGCACTCCGGACAGTTGGCCGAGCGGGCCTGGGAACTGCGACACAACCTCAGCTTCTACGATGCTCTCTACGTTGCCTTGGCCGCGCGTCTCGAAATTCCGCTGGTGACGGCCGACCGTCGTCTCGGGCGAGCCCCCCGTCTGCCTTGCGAGGTGCAGCTCATCGCCGACGACCGATAG
- a CDS encoding DUF4333 domain-containing protein, with translation MALAAVLLGAIAWSGCGETTVSQDELTGAIKTQYKEKTGATITEISCDEVKAEKGAKLSCDATNNSKAELHITGEVTGVNEDDKAEFDWKLASAKVPGDLFEQTSIQLLESQLGVSASSVSCPEMIEIKVGNKVDCKVTEENGTEHEAVLTLTDGQGGFRIAMKSE, from the coding sequence ATGGCCCTCGCCGCCGTTCTGCTGGGCGCCATCGCCTGGTCGGGCTGTGGCGAAACCACCGTTTCGCAGGATGAACTGACCGGCGCGATCAAGACCCAGTACAAGGAGAAGACCGGGGCGACGATCACCGAGATCAGTTGTGACGAGGTCAAGGCCGAGAAGGGTGCCAAGCTCAGTTGTGATGCGACCAACAACTCGAAGGCCGAACTCCACATCACCGGCGAGGTGACCGGTGTCAACGAGGACGACAAGGCCGAGTTCGACTGGAAGCTCGCCAGCGCAAAGGTACCCGGAGACCTCTTCGAACAGACCTCCATTCAGCTGCTCGAAAGCCAGCTCGGAGTCTCGGCCAGCAGCGTGTCCTGCCCCGAGATGATCGAGATCAAGGTCGGCAACAAGGTGGACTGCAAGGTCACCGAGGAGAACGGCACCGAGCATGAGGCCGTCCTGACTCTGACCGACGGTCAGGGTGGTTTCCGCATCGCGATGAAGTCCGAGTAG
- a CDS encoding PLP-dependent aminotransferase family protein: MAEIINFTRGAPSPDLIPVEAVRKATTRVLEDDWKTALSYGVGIGHPALCEWIADRHGIAAEQVMATNGSLEAGAMVFRHLLGPGDRVIVEQPSYDRTLLLLKQLGVEFVPVALESDGIDLDAVEAALAEGPIKLAHIIPNFHNPAGCTLSLEKRERLIALSEEHGFWIFEDDPYRELPFGEEPPPTMLSMDRSDRVIHASSFSKTISPGVRVGYLAGPTGPIAELAEVANETYISPNMLAGAIAAELGRSGALDENIAFVKVELRKRRDALVAGLNEHLPESRFVIPGGGYFLWADLAEGTDAVALAARAKEAGAPFLAGPAFMLDGGGSSVRFSFASVPDDRINEGIRRIASVL, from the coding sequence ATGGCCGAAATCATCAACTTCACCCGAGGAGCCCCCAGCCCAGACCTGATCCCGGTGGAGGCCGTTCGCAAGGCCACCACCCGGGTGCTCGAGGACGACTGGAAAACGGCGCTCTCCTACGGGGTCGGGATCGGGCATCCGGCGCTCTGCGAGTGGATCGCGGACCGGCACGGGATTGCCGCCGAACAGGTGATGGCGACCAACGGTTCGCTGGAGGCGGGAGCGATGGTCTTCCGGCATCTGCTCGGTCCGGGCGACCGGGTGATCGTCGAGCAGCCGAGCTACGACCGTACCCTGCTGCTGCTGAAGCAGCTCGGGGTCGAGTTCGTGCCGGTGGCGCTGGAGTCCGACGGGATTGATCTGGACGCGGTCGAAGCGGCCCTGGCCGAGGGGCCGATCAAGCTGGCCCACATCATTCCCAACTTCCACAACCCGGCTGGCTGCACCCTGTCGCTTGAGAAACGGGAGCGGCTGATCGCCCTTTCCGAGGAGCACGGCTTCTGGATTTTCGAGGACGACCCGTACCGCGAGCTGCCGTTTGGCGAGGAGCCGCCGCCGACCATGCTCTCGATGGATCGGTCCGACCGGGTGATCCACGCCTCCTCGTTCTCAAAGACGATCTCCCCCGGGGTGAGGGTCGGCTATCTGGCCGGCCCGACCGGACCGATCGCCGAGCTGGCCGAGGTCGCCAACGAGACCTACATCTCCCCGAACATGCTGGCCGGGGCGATCGCCGCCGAGCTTGGCCGCTCCGGGGCTCTGGACGAGAACATCGCTTTCGTGAAGGTGGAACTCCGGAAGCGGCGTGACGCCCTGGTCGCCGGCCTGAACGAGCATCTGCCGGAATCCCGGTTCGTGATCCCCGGCGGCGGCTACTTCCTCTGGGCCGACCTGGCCGAAGGCACCGATGCGGTGGCACTCGCCGCCCGGGCCAAGGAGGCCGGTGCCCCCTTCCTGGCCGGCCCCGCCTTCATGCTGGATGGCGGCGGGAGCAGCGTCCGCTTCTCCTTCGCCTCGGTCCCGGACGATCGGATCAACGAGGGCATCCGCCGCATCGCCTCGGTGCTCTGA
- the sucD gene encoding succinate--CoA ligase subunit alpha translates to MSIIIDKETKLVVSGLTGREGSFHGLRNREYGTDLVAGVTPGKGGQEVEGVPVYNTIRESVEEAGANTSMIFVPARFAAAAINEAIDSGVETVIAITEGIPVMDMLPTYWKAKEQGVTLIGPNCPGVLSPEKANVGIIPAQFFDRGRIGVVSKSGTLTYQIGNELKQAGEGNSSIVGIGGDPIVGSDFIDILTRFENDEETDLIVMVGEIGGDAEERAADFIADKITKPVVAYIAGFTAPPGKQMGHAGAIISGSSGTARAKQEALEAKGVRVGESPTEAARIAVEKLQAL, encoded by the coding sequence ATGAGCATCATCATTGACAAAGAGACGAAACTGGTCGTGTCCGGGCTGACCGGACGCGAGGGTTCCTTCCATGGCCTCCGCAACCGCGAGTACGGCACCGACCTGGTTGCCGGGGTCACTCCGGGCAAGGGCGGCCAGGAGGTCGAGGGCGTGCCGGTCTACAACACGATCCGGGAGTCGGTCGAGGAGGCCGGGGCGAACACCTCGATGATCTTCGTGCCGGCCCGGTTCGCCGCCGCCGCGATCAACGAGGCGATCGATTCCGGGGTGGAGACGGTGATCGCGATCACCGAGGGCATCCCGGTGATGGACATGCTGCCGACCTACTGGAAGGCGAAGGAACAGGGGGTCACCCTGATCGGCCCGAACTGTCCCGGAGTGCTCTCCCCGGAGAAGGCGAACGTGGGGATCATCCCGGCCCAGTTCTTCGATCGCGGCCGGATCGGTGTGGTCTCCAAGTCCGGCACCCTCACCTACCAGATCGGCAACGAACTGAAGCAGGCCGGCGAGGGCAACTCCTCGATCGTCGGGATCGGCGGCGATCCGATCGTCGGCTCCGACTTCATCGACATCCTCACCCGGTTCGAGAACGACGAGGAGACCGACCTGATCGTGATGGTCGGGGAGATCGGCGGCGACGCCGAGGAACGGGCGGCGGACTTCATCGCCGACAAGATCACCAAGCCGGTGGTCGCCTACATCGCCGGTTTCACCGCCCCGCCCGGAAAGCAGATGGGTCACGCCGGAGCGATCATCTCCGGCTCTTCCGGCACCGCCCGGGCGAAGCAGGAGGCCCTGGAAGCCAAGGGTGTGCGGGTCGGCGAAAGCCCGACCGAGGCCGCCCGGATCGCGGTCGAGAAGCTCCAGGCCCTCTAA